One genomic window of Candidatus Bathyarchaeota archaeon includes the following:
- the asnS gene encoding asparagine--tRNA ligase has translation MSFTPIQNVLAGKHESEQVSIRGWVYRKRESKKTIFLLIRDATGIIQSTVKEGTQAWNEAEKITIESSTTLSGTVKKDKRAPGGYEISTNEITIIGLAETFPIAKDQSEEFLRDVRHLWLRSRKMNLIMRVRSEVLWLTHKFFREKGFIEISPPMFITSACEGGATLFETKYFDRNLFLTQSAQLYSEILIHSLEKVYTCAPSFRAEKSRTIRHLCEYWHVEPEWAFADMDDVMRIEEELVSYICRKVAKHCKRELQELGVDPKKLLKIKPPFPRITYKEAIEKLRKKGLDIKWGEDLGYDEEKALAEDFKGPFFVHDYPKKIKAFYCKTYRDKPEIAMSVDMLVPRIGELTTGGAREDDKDELIRRVKELGLQVEDYDWYIDMRRYGTVPHAGFGLGVERLLMWMLDLDNIIDTIPFPRTLRRSYP, from the coding sequence ATGTCCTTCACACCAATCCAAAACGTCCTTGCGGGCAAGCACGAGAGCGAACAAGTTAGCATTCGAGGGTGGGTCTACAGAAAACGAGAAAGCAAAAAAACCATCTTTCTACTAATACGCGACGCAACTGGAATAATACAGTCCACTGTCAAGGAGGGAACGCAAGCTTGGAATGAGGCAGAAAAAATAACTATCGAATCCTCCACCACGCTCAGCGGAACAGTAAAAAAAGACAAGCGGGCACCCGGCGGATACGAGATCTCTACAAATGAAATAACAATTATTGGTTTGGCTGAAACATTCCCAATTGCTAAGGATCAGAGCGAAGAGTTTCTCCGAGACGTTAGGCATCTGTGGCTACGCAGCAGAAAAATGAATCTTATCATGAGAGTAAGAAGCGAAGTCTTGTGGCTTACGCACAAGTTCTTCAGAGAGAAAGGCTTCATAGAAATCTCCCCGCCCATGTTCATAACCAGCGCATGCGAAGGCGGCGCCACTCTATTTGAAACAAAATACTTCGACCGAAACCTATTCTTGACACAGAGTGCCCAGCTGTATTCGGAGATTCTTATCCACTCCTTAGAGAAGGTTTACACATGTGCACCCTCTTTTAGAGCAGAGAAAAGCAGAACAATTCGTCATCTTTGCGAATACTGGCATGTAGAACCAGAGTGGGCATTTGCTGACATGGATGATGTCATGCGGATTGAAGAAGAACTCGTAAGCTACATCTGCCGAAAAGTGGCAAAACATTGCAAGCGAGAGCTGCAAGAGCTGGGGGTTGACCCGAAAAAACTATTGAAGATCAAGCCGCCTTTCCCAAGAATAACCTATAAAGAGGCAATTGAAAAACTGCGAAAAAAAGGTTTAGACATAAAGTGGGGTGAAGACCTGGGCTATGATGAAGAGAAGGCGTTGGCTGAAGATTTTAAGGGCCCCTTCTTCGTCCATGACTATCCAAAGAAGATAAAGGCGTTTTACTGCAAAACTTACAGAGACAAGCCGGAAATAGCTATGTCTGTGGACATGCTGGTGCCTAGAATAGGGGAGTTGACAACGGGTGGTGCCAGAGAAGATGACAAGGACGAGTTGATTAGAAGGGTTAAGGAGCTAGGCTTGCAAGTGGAAGATTACGACTGGTACATTGATATGCGAAGATATGGCACAGTTCCCCATGCAGGATTTGGATTAGGTGTAGAACGACTGCTTATGTGGATGCTTGACTTGGACAACATCATAGATACCATTCCATTTCCACGAACCTTGCGGAGAAGCTATCCCTAG